In Cupriavidus taiwanensis, the following proteins share a genomic window:
- the cobA gene encoding uroporphyrinogen-III C-methyltransferase, with amino-acid sequence MDKQAQKTYGKVFLIGAGPGAADLITVRGARLLGEAQVVLHDALVSPEMLAWCPQAELVEVGKRCGQRSTAQLFINRQIVDLASKYERVVRLKGGDPMLFGRADEELQALEAAGIEYEVVPGITAALAAASAIGKPLTKRGVSRSVAFATQAKAADGEGSPDIEAAVKADTLVYYMGRDQAASIAAQLIAHGKPASTPAWVVEAATTPQQRSREFTLGQMAAGEAAAWIDPVQPSLLMIGAALAARATEAPREDLGVTEVRTPRAA; translated from the coding sequence ATGGACAAGCAGGCGCAGAAGACCTACGGCAAGGTGTTCCTCATCGGGGCAGGCCCCGGTGCGGCAGACCTCATTACGGTGCGTGGTGCACGGCTTTTGGGCGAAGCCCAGGTGGTGCTGCACGATGCGCTGGTGTCGCCGGAGATGCTGGCCTGGTGTCCGCAGGCTGAGCTGGTCGAAGTCGGCAAGCGCTGCGGCCAGCGCTCCACCGCGCAGCTGTTCATCAACCGGCAGATCGTCGACCTCGCCAGCAAATACGAACGCGTGGTGCGCCTCAAGGGCGGCGACCCGATGCTGTTCGGCCGCGCCGACGAGGAATTGCAGGCGCTGGAAGCGGCCGGCATCGAGTATGAGGTGGTGCCCGGCATCACCGCCGCGCTGGCGGCCGCGTCGGCCATTGGCAAGCCGCTGACCAAGCGCGGCGTGTCGCGCAGCGTGGCGTTTGCCACGCAGGCCAAGGCAGCGGATGGCGAGGGCTCGCCCGATATCGAAGCCGCGGTCAAGGCCGACACCCTGGTCTACTACATGGGCCGCGACCAGGCCGCTTCGATTGCCGCGCAACTGATCGCGCACGGCAAGCCCGCGTCGACCCCGGCCTGGGTGGTGGAAGCCGCCACCACGCCGCAACAGCGCAGCCGCGAATTCACGCTCGGCCAGATGGCGGCCGGGGAAGCGGCGGCATGGATCGACCCGGTGCAGCCCAGCCTGCTGATGATCGGCGCCGCGCTGGCCGCGCGCGCGACGGAGGCGCCGCGCGAGGATTTGGGCGTGACTGAAGTGCGTACGCCGCGCGCTGCCTGA
- a CDS encoding sulfate adenylyltransferase subunit 1, translated as MTHQATHQGLLRFITAGSVDDGKSTLIGRLLYDSKAVLSDQLTALANAKNKRTAGEQIDFSLLTDGLEAEREQGITIDVAYRYFSTARRKFIIADTPGHEQYTRNMVTGASTAHAAIVLVDATRVTVKDGRAELLAQTKRHSAILKLLEIQHVIVAVNKMDLVDFSEQTFDEIRAAYAELAEQLGLKDVRYVPVSALRGDNIVHESDAMPWYQGEPLLPLLEQLPVEEAAPEDDAALRFPVQLVIRQDGSQSDDFRGYAGRVEAGTVRVGQKLRVLPANREAVVAEVLTPNGAAESANVGDTVTVRLAEDVDVSRGDMFVAADATAASARKLQADLCWFDDESLNPSRKYVLKHTTASVFARVSAVDRVLDVHTLSHETGRHEIRLNDIGSVQISLQKPIVCDAYGDNPATGAFVLIDEATNHTVAAGMIRAFS; from the coding sequence ATGACTCACCAAGCAACCCACCAAGGCCTGCTGCGCTTCATCACCGCCGGCTCGGTCGACGACGGCAAGAGCACGCTGATCGGCCGCCTGCTGTACGACAGCAAGGCCGTGCTGTCCGACCAGCTGACCGCGCTGGCCAATGCCAAGAACAAGCGCACCGCCGGCGAGCAGATCGACTTCTCGCTGCTGACCGACGGCCTCGAAGCCGAACGCGAGCAGGGCATCACCATCGACGTGGCCTACCGTTACTTCTCGACCGCGCGCCGCAAGTTCATCATCGCGGATACGCCGGGCCACGAGCAGTACACCCGCAACATGGTCACCGGTGCGTCGACCGCGCACGCGGCCATCGTGCTGGTCGATGCCACCCGCGTGACCGTCAAGGACGGCCGTGCCGAACTGCTGGCACAGACCAAGCGCCACTCGGCCATCCTGAAGCTGCTGGAGATCCAGCACGTGATCGTCGCCGTCAACAAGATGGACCTGGTCGACTTCAGCGAGCAGACCTTCGACGAGATCCGCGCCGCCTACGCCGAACTGGCCGAGCAGCTGGGCCTGAAGGACGTGCGCTACGTGCCGGTGTCCGCGCTGCGCGGCGACAACATCGTGCATGAGAGCGATGCCATGCCGTGGTACCAGGGCGAGCCGCTGCTGCCGCTGCTGGAACAGCTGCCGGTGGAAGAAGCCGCGCCCGAGGACGATGCCGCGCTGCGCTTCCCGGTGCAGCTGGTGATCCGCCAGGACGGTTCGCAGTCGGACGATTTCCGCGGCTATGCCGGCCGCGTCGAAGCCGGCACCGTGCGCGTCGGCCAGAAGCTGCGCGTGCTGCCCGCCAACCGCGAAGCGGTGGTGGCCGAAGTGCTGACCCCGAACGGCGCCGCGGAATCGGCCAACGTCGGCGACACCGTCACCGTGCGCCTGGCCGAGGACGTCGATGTATCACGCGGTGACATGTTCGTTGCCGCCGATGCGACCGCGGCTTCCGCCAGGAAGCTGCAGGCCGACCTGTGCTGGTTCGACGACGAGTCGCTGAACCCGTCGCGCAAGTACGTGCTCAAGCACACCACGGCCAGCGTGTTCGCGCGCGTGTCGGCGGTGGACCGCGTGCTGGACGTGCACACGCTGTCGCACGAGACCGGCCGCCACGAGATCCGCCTGAACGACATCGGTTCGGTGCAGATCTCGCTGCAGAAGCCGATCGTGTGCGATGCCTACGGCGATAATCCGGCCACCGGCGCCTTCGTGCTGATCGACGAGGCCACCAACCACACGGTGGCCGCAGGCATGATCCGTGCGTTTTCCTGA
- the cysD gene encoding sulfate adenylyltransferase subunit CysD gives MGIMNDIAEATSSVAHLLQVQNDHLDRLEAESIYIIREVVAECRNPALLFSGGKDSIVMLHLALKAFRLGDRKIELPFPLVHIDTGHNYPEVIAFRDQRVAELGARLVVGHVEDSIQRGTVRLRKETDSRNAAQAVTLLETIEAHKFDALMGGARRDEEKARAKERIFSFRDEFGQWDPKAQRPELWSLYNARMAQGEQMRVFPISNWTELDVWQYIARENLALPPIYYAHQREVVRKNGLLVPVTPITPKQDGDVSEVLSVRFRTVGDISCTCPVASVADSPQAIIAETAVTEITERGATRMDDQTSEASMERRKKEGYF, from the coding sequence ATGGGCATCATGAACGACATCGCAGAAGCCACCAGCAGCGTGGCGCACCTGTTGCAGGTACAGAACGATCACCTCGACCGCCTCGAAGCCGAGTCGATCTACATCATCCGCGAGGTGGTGGCCGAGTGCCGCAACCCGGCGCTGCTGTTCTCCGGCGGCAAGGATTCGATCGTGATGCTGCACCTGGCGCTGAAGGCCTTCCGCCTGGGTGACCGCAAGATCGAGCTGCCGTTCCCGCTGGTGCATATCGACACCGGCCACAACTACCCGGAAGTGATCGCGTTCCGCGACCAGCGCGTGGCCGAACTGGGCGCGCGCCTGGTGGTGGGCCATGTGGAAGACTCGATCCAGCGCGGCACCGTGCGCCTGCGCAAGGAAACCGATTCGCGCAACGCCGCGCAGGCCGTGACGCTGCTGGAAACCATCGAGGCGCACAAGTTCGACGCGCTGATGGGCGGCGCCCGCCGCGACGAAGAGAAGGCCCGCGCCAAGGAGCGCATCTTCTCGTTCCGCGACGAGTTCGGCCAGTGGGACCCCAAGGCCCAGCGCCCCGAGCTGTGGAGCCTGTACAACGCCCGCATGGCGCAGGGCGAGCAGATGCGCGTGTTCCCGATCTCGAACTGGACCGAGCTGGACGTATGGCAGTACATCGCCCGCGAAAACCTGGCGCTGCCGCCGATCTACTACGCCCACCAGCGCGAAGTGGTGCGCAAGAACGGCCTGCTGGTGCCGGTCACGCCGATCACGCCCAAGCAGGACGGCGACGTCAGCGAAGTGCTGTCGGTCCGCTTCCGCACCGTCGGCGACATCAGCTGCACCTGCCCGGTGGCCAGCGTTGCCGATTCGCCGCAAGCGATCATCGCCGAAACCGCGGTGACCGAGATCACCGAGCGCGGCGCCACCCGCATGGACGACCAGACCAGCGAAGCCTCGATGGAGCGCCGCAAGAAGGAAGGCTACTTCTAA
- a CDS encoding phosphoadenylyl-sulfate reductase, translating to MSTVLSDIAVVAETGAGAVSGLRPPALWVAPEYTGSIEALAQKERELGERLAGIAARFYRARFASSLAAEDMVLTDAILRGTPAVRAGIRVFTLQTGRLHAETLAVLDKVQSHYGYSIEQYTPDAEAVENYLKKHGLNAFYDSIDLRKECCGIRKVEPLNRALSHADAWLTGQRREQAVTRAELPFEEMDEARGIPKFNPLADWSEAEVWAYLKRHNVPINDLHAKGYPSIGCEPCTRAVRAGEDVRAGRWWWESKDSKECGLHEQNIKH from the coding sequence ATGAGCACGGTGCTGAGCGATATCGCGGTGGTGGCGGAGACCGGCGCCGGCGCGGTGTCGGGGCTGCGGCCGCCCGCGCTGTGGGTGGCGCCGGAGTACACCGGCAGCATCGAAGCGCTGGCACAGAAGGAACGCGAGCTGGGCGAGCGCCTGGCCGGCATTGCCGCGCGTTTCTACCGCGCGCGCTTTGCCTCCAGCCTGGCGGCCGAAGACATGGTGCTGACCGATGCCATCCTGCGCGGTACCCCCGCCGTGCGCGCCGGCATCCGCGTCTTCACGCTGCAGACCGGGCGCCTGCACGCCGAGACCCTGGCGGTGCTCGACAAGGTGCAGTCGCACTACGGCTACAGCATCGAGCAGTACACGCCGGACGCCGAGGCGGTCGAGAACTACCTGAAGAAGCACGGCCTGAACGCCTTCTACGACAGCATCGACCTGCGCAAGGAATGCTGCGGCATCCGCAAGGTCGAGCCGCTCAACCGCGCGCTGTCGCACGCCGACGCCTGGCTGACCGGCCAGCGCCGCGAGCAGGCCGTGACGCGCGCCGAGCTGCCGTTCGAGGAAATGGACGAAGCCCGCGGCATCCCCAAATTCAACCCGCTGGCGGACTGGAGCGAGGCCGAAGTATGGGCCTACCTGAAGCGCCACAACGTGCCCATCAACGACCTGCACGCCAAGGGCTACCCGAGCATCGGCTGCGAGCCGTGTACGCGTGCCGTGCGCGCGGGCGAGGATGTCCGTGCGGGACGTTGGTGGTGGGAGAGCAAGGACTCGAAAGAGTGCGGGCTCCACGAACAGAACATCAAGCATTGA
- a CDS encoding DUF934 domain-containing protein: MAKIIQLQRDGANVTPVIVEDNWTVLRATEEQPLTEERIAAAAQGQDAVLFPLSVWKANEALLAGRDAARTGVWLAPEDEPGDAAAYFERVALVAVDFPVFRDGRGFSTAYLLRTRYKWEGQLRAIGDVLRDQLNFMKRCGFDAFAVRADKNIEDAIKGFTEFTVTYQASVDEPLPLFRRARAEVGAQPKETA, translated from the coding sequence ATGGCAAAGATCATTCAACTGCAACGTGACGGGGCGAACGTCACCCCGGTGATCGTCGAAGACAACTGGACCGTGCTGCGCGCCACCGAAGAACAGCCGCTGACCGAGGAGCGCATCGCTGCCGCCGCGCAAGGCCAGGACGCCGTGCTGTTCCCGCTGTCGGTCTGGAAGGCCAATGAAGCGCTGCTGGCCGGCCGCGACGCGGCCCGCACCGGCGTGTGGCTGGCGCCGGAAGACGAACCGGGCGATGCCGCCGCGTACTTCGAGCGCGTGGCGCTGGTCGCGGTGGACTTCCCGGTGTTCCGCGATGGCCGCGGCTTTTCCACGGCTTACCTGCTGCGCACCCGCTACAAGTGGGAAGGGCAGCTGCGCGCCATCGGCGACGTGCTGCGCGACCAGCTCAACTTCATGAAGCGCTGCGGCTTCGATGCCTTCGCGGTCCGTGCCGACAAGAACATCGAGGACGCCATCAAGGGCTTCACCGAGTTCACCGTGACCTACCAGGCGTCGGTCGACGAGCCGCTGCCGCTGTTCCGCCGCGCGCGCGCCGAAGTCGGTGCGCAGCCGAAGGAAACGGCATGA
- a CDS encoding nitrite/sulfite reductase, which yields MYQYDQYDQRIVAERVAQFRDQVRRRLSGELTEEEFLPLRLQNGLYMQRHAYMLRVAIPYGLLSSKQMRKLAHIAREYDRGYGHFSTRQNIQYNWMELERVPDVLAELASVEMHAIQTSGNCVRNITTDHFAGVAPDESVDPRVLAELLRQWSTFQPEFAFLPRKFKIAISASKDDRAVVQMHDIGVYAYKNADGETRLRILAGGGLGRTPILGTIIKDDLPWQHMLTYIESAIRVYNRYGRRDNKYKARIKILVKAIGADKFAQEVEEEWQHSKDGPATLTQVEFDRVAQYFTPPAYEKLADTDASYENHLLEDKAFARWVSRSVHGHKVPGYAAVTLSTKPGLASPPGDATDAQMETAADLADQFGFGELRVAHEQNLVLPDVKKQDLYALWQLAKKAGLATPNIGLLTDIIACPGGDFCSLANAKSIPIAQAIQERFDDLDYVYDLGEISLNISGCINACGHHHVGNIGVLGVDKDGSEWYQVTLGGAQGNQTALGKVIGPSFSAEEMPDVVSRIIDTFVANRIEDERFIETLSRIGIAPFKERVYADKQPRERAEA from the coding sequence ATGTATCAGTACGACCAATATGACCAGCGCATCGTCGCCGAGCGCGTCGCCCAGTTCCGTGACCAGGTGCGCCGCCGCCTGTCGGGCGAGCTGACCGAGGAAGAATTCCTGCCGCTGCGGCTGCAGAACGGCCTGTACATGCAGCGCCACGCCTACATGCTGCGCGTGGCGATCCCGTACGGCCTGCTGTCGTCGAAGCAGATGCGCAAGCTGGCCCATATCGCGCGCGAATACGACCGCGGCTACGGCCACTTCTCGACCCGCCAGAACATCCAGTACAACTGGATGGAGCTGGAGCGCGTGCCCGACGTGCTGGCCGAGCTGGCCAGCGTCGAGATGCACGCGATCCAGACCTCGGGCAACTGCGTGCGCAACATCACCACCGACCACTTCGCCGGCGTGGCGCCGGACGAGTCGGTGGATCCGCGCGTGCTGGCCGAGCTGCTGCGCCAGTGGAGCACGTTCCAGCCGGAATTCGCCTTCCTGCCGCGCAAGTTCAAGATCGCGATCTCGGCGTCGAAGGACGATCGCGCCGTGGTGCAGATGCACGACATCGGCGTCTACGCCTACAAGAATGCCGACGGCGAAACGCGCCTGCGCATCCTCGCCGGCGGCGGCCTGGGCCGTACCCCGATCCTGGGCACGATCATCAAGGACGACCTGCCGTGGCAGCACATGCTGACCTACATCGAGTCGGCCATTCGCGTGTACAACCGCTACGGACGCCGCGACAACAAGTACAAGGCCCGCATCAAGATCCTGGTGAAGGCGATCGGCGCCGACAAGTTCGCCCAGGAAGTCGAGGAAGAATGGCAGCACAGCAAGGACGGTCCGGCCACGCTGACGCAGGTCGAGTTCGACCGCGTGGCGCAGTACTTCACGCCGCCCGCGTATGAAAAGCTGGCCGACACCGACGCTTCGTACGAAAACCACCTGCTGGAAGACAAGGCGTTCGCGCGTTGGGTCAGCCGCAGCGTGCACGGCCACAAGGTGCCGGGTTACGCCGCGGTGACGCTGTCGACCAAGCCGGGCCTGGCCTCGCCCCCGGGCGACGCTACCGACGCGCAGATGGAAACCGCGGCGGACCTGGCCGACCAGTTCGGCTTCGGCGAGCTGCGCGTCGCGCACGAGCAGAACCTGGTGCTGCCGGACGTGAAGAAGCAGGACCTGTACGCGCTGTGGCAGCTGGCGAAGAAGGCCGGCCTGGCCACGCCGAACATCGGCCTGCTGACCGACATCATCGCCTGCCCGGGCGGCGATTTCTGCTCGCTGGCCAATGCCAAGTCGATCCCCATCGCGCAGGCGATCCAGGAGCGTTTCGACGACCTGGACTATGTCTATGACCTGGGCGAGATCTCGCTGAACATCTCGGGCTGCATCAACGCCTGCGGCCACCACCACGTCGGCAATATCGGCGTGCTGGGCGTCGACAAGGATGGTTCCGAGTGGTACCAGGTCACGCTGGGCGGCGCGCAGGGCAACCAGACGGCGCTGGGCAAGGTGATCGGCCCGTCGTTCAGCGCCGAGGAAATGCCCGACGTGGTGAGCCGCATCATCGACACCTTCGTGGCCAACCGCATCGAAGACGAGCGCTTTATCGAAACCCTGTCCCGCATCGGCATCGCCCCGTTCAAGGAGCGCGTCTATGCCGACAAGCAGCCGCGCGAGCGCGCCGAAGCCTGA
- a CDS encoding sulfite exporter TauE/SafE family protein, whose translation MSLAYTFSGLFVGVLVGLTGVGGGSLMTPLLTLLFGFSPATAVGTDLAFASITKGFGTIAHRAHGHVQWQVVRRLCIGSLPAAVAAILVLKSAGELDGRWLHAIRVTIGVSVLLTVLSLLFRRQMLAWLERNPRFQLHGRRQVVATVIVGVVIGVLVTVSSIGAGAVGATLILLLYPHMKPAEVAGTDIAYAVPLTALAGLGHVWLGTVDWNLLLALLVGSIPGIWLGAQLSRALPERLVRAALATTLTLVAIKLVS comes from the coding sequence ATGTCCCTGGCCTATACCTTTTCCGGTCTGTTCGTAGGCGTCCTCGTCGGACTGACCGGCGTGGGAGGGGGCTCGCTGATGACGCCGCTGCTGACGCTGCTGTTCGGCTTCTCGCCCGCCACCGCGGTCGGCACCGACCTGGCCTTCGCGTCCATCACCAAGGGTTTCGGCACCATCGCGCATCGCGCCCACGGCCACGTGCAGTGGCAGGTGGTGCGGCGCCTGTGCATCGGCAGCCTGCCGGCGGCGGTGGCCGCCATCCTGGTGCTGAAGAGCGCCGGCGAACTCGACGGCCGGTGGCTGCATGCGATCCGCGTGACCATCGGCGTGTCGGTGCTGCTGACGGTGCTGTCGCTGCTGTTCCGCCGCCAGATGCTGGCCTGGCTGGAACGCAACCCGCGCTTCCAGCTGCATGGCCGCAGGCAGGTGGTTGCCACCGTCATCGTCGGCGTGGTGATCGGCGTGCTGGTCACAGTCTCGTCGATCGGCGCCGGCGCCGTCGGCGCCACGCTGATCCTGCTGCTGTATCCCCACATGAAGCCGGCCGAAGTGGCCGGCACCGACATTGCCTACGCCGTCCCGCTGACGGCGCTGGCCGGGCTGGGCCACGTATGGCTTGGCACGGTCGACTGGAATTTGCTGCTGGCGCTGCTGGTGGGTTCGATCCCCGGCATCTGGCTGGGCGCGCAACTGTCGCGGGCGCTGCCCGAGCGGCTGGTGCGTGCCGCCCTGGCGACCACGCTGACGCTGGTCGCCATCAAGCTCGTTTCCTGA
- a CDS encoding CysB family HTH-type transcriptional regulator, translating to MNLHQFRFVREAVRQNYNLTEAAKALYTSQPGVSKAIIELEEELGVDIFTRHGKRIRSLTEPGRRILSSVEKILQEVESLKRVGMDYAAQDQGNFTIATTHTQARYALPRVISEFTKRYPKVRLSIQQGNPAQIADMLLHDQADIGIATEGISSDKNLVSLPGYQWTHMVITPPEHPLLEKKHLALEDLMGYPLITYDANFAGRTKIDKAFALRHLAPDIVLEAIDADVIKTYVEIGLGVGIVAGVAYDAERDRNLRGIAAGHLFGSNVTHLAVKQGAYLRSFVYTFIELFSPTLNRKLVEQAMSGEHEAYEL from the coding sequence ATGAACTTGCACCAGTTTCGCTTCGTGCGGGAAGCCGTCCGGCAGAACTACAACCTGACCGAGGCAGCTAAAGCGCTATATACGTCACAACCCGGCGTATCCAAGGCCATCATCGAGCTGGAAGAAGAACTCGGCGTCGACATCTTCACGCGCCACGGCAAGCGCATCCGCAGCCTGACCGAGCCCGGGCGCCGCATCCTCAGCTCGGTCGAGAAGATCCTGCAGGAGGTGGAAAGCCTGAAGCGCGTTGGCATGGACTATGCGGCACAGGACCAGGGCAACTTCACCATTGCCACCACGCACACCCAGGCGCGCTATGCGCTGCCGCGCGTGATCAGCGAGTTCACCAAGCGCTACCCCAAGGTGCGGCTGTCGATCCAGCAGGGCAACCCGGCCCAGATCGCCGACATGCTGCTGCATGACCAGGCCGACATCGGCATCGCCACTGAAGGCATCTCCAGCGACAAGAACCTGGTGTCGCTGCCGGGCTATCAGTGGACCCATATGGTGATTACGCCGCCCGAGCACCCTCTGCTGGAAAAGAAGCACCTGGCGCTGGAAGACCTGATGGGATACCCGCTGATCACCTACGATGCCAACTTCGCCGGGCGCACCAAGATCGACAAGGCCTTCGCGCTGCGCCACCTGGCGCCGGACATCGTGCTCGAGGCCATTGACGCGGACGTGATCAAGACCTATGTGGAGATCGGGCTGGGCGTGGGCATCGTCGCCGGCGTCGCCTATGATGCCGAGCGCGACCGCAACCTGCGCGGCATTGCCGCCGGGCACTTGTTCGGCAGCAACGTGACCCACCTGGCCGTCAAGCAGGGGGCCTACCTGCGCAGCTTTGTCTACACCTTCATCGAACTGTTCTCGCCGACGCTCAACCGCAAGCTGGTCGAGCAGGCCATGTCCGGCGAACACGAAGCCTACGAACTCTGA
- a CDS encoding methyltransferase, protein MSDLPRIHWTENGVEHSAAWRSEAGLPPPRRVVVADDTTSADTAYRLACEGTALLWRGDFQNARQLLNALARRTERKPKKASRPGHKARDKSQAASPTEAFHLHRLAQSQRARTLGMLLLPFEAGHQIPLRRAPDVQEACEQVYGPAGEPYVASLRELLGMIGAFEWRRKGVEIPALEDRIHPWYGVFSPVRGEYIDLVAAEPLPATTLAFDIGTGTGVLAAVLARRGVQRVVATDQDARALACARENIARLGYTGQVEVIEADLFPAGRAPLVVCNPPWVPARPSSPVERAVYDPDSAMLRGFLQGLAEHLEPGGEGWLLLSDLAEHLGLRQRDELTGWIEAAGLKVLGRSDIRPRHPRAADAADPLHAARSAEVTSLWRLGVR, encoded by the coding sequence GTGAGCGACCTGCCCCGCATCCACTGGACCGAAAACGGCGTCGAGCACAGCGCCGCCTGGCGCTCCGAGGCCGGCCTGCCGCCGCCGCGGCGCGTGGTCGTCGCCGACGACACCACCAGCGCCGATACCGCCTACCGCCTTGCCTGCGAAGGCACCGCACTGCTGTGGCGGGGCGATTTCCAGAACGCGCGCCAGTTGTTGAACGCGCTGGCGCGCCGCACCGAGCGCAAGCCCAAGAAGGCCAGCCGCCCCGGCCACAAGGCCCGGGACAAGAGCCAGGCCGCGTCGCCCACCGAGGCCTTCCACCTGCACCGGCTGGCGCAGTCGCAGCGCGCGCGCACGCTGGGCATGCTGCTGCTGCCGTTCGAGGCCGGCCACCAGATCCCGCTGCGCCGCGCGCCCGATGTGCAGGAAGCGTGCGAACAGGTCTACGGCCCGGCGGGCGAGCCCTACGTGGCCTCGCTGCGCGAGCTGCTGGGCATGATCGGCGCGTTCGAGTGGCGCAGGAAGGGCGTGGAGATCCCGGCGCTGGAAGACCGCATCCACCCGTGGTACGGCGTGTTTTCGCCGGTGCGCGGCGAGTACATCGACCTGGTCGCGGCCGAGCCGCTGCCTGCCACGACGCTGGCCTTCGATATCGGCACCGGCACCGGCGTGCTGGCCGCGGTGCTGGCCCGCCGCGGCGTGCAGCGCGTGGTGGCCACCGACCAGGACGCGCGCGCGCTGGCCTGCGCGCGCGAGAACATCGCCAGGCTCGGCTACACCGGGCAGGTCGAGGTGATCGAGGCCGACCTGTTTCCCGCCGGCCGCGCGCCGCTGGTGGTATGCAACCCGCCGTGGGTGCCGGCACGGCCCAGTTCGCCGGTCGAGCGCGCCGTCTATGACCCCGACAGCGCCATGCTGCGCGGCTTCCTGCAAGGGCTGGCCGAGCACCTGGAACCGGGCGGCGAGGGCTGGCTGCTGCTGTCCGACCTGGCCGAGCACCTGGGCCTGCGCCAACGCGACGAACTGACGGGCTGGATCGAGGCGGCCGGGCTGAAGGTGCTGGGCCGTTCCGACATCCGCCCGCGCCACCCGCGCGCGGCCGATGCGGCCGACCCGCTGCACGCGGCGCGCTCGGCAGAAGTGACCTCGCTCTGGCGCCTGGGCGTGCGCTAA
- a CDS encoding ABC transporter substrate-binding protein → MLKLPLRPLLLAGALFVAGAAHADIRVGIDVSTTGPAASIGIPSKNTVLMWPQTLGGQKAHYIILDDGTDPAAAVRNVRKLISEEKVDVIVGPNITPTAIAALDAVAEGETPMVALAASAAIVEPQTDAKRRWAFKMPQNDSHMATVLTEYMSNRGVRTVGFIGFADAYGESWWREFSKLAELRKIRVVANERFSRNDTSVTGQVLKLMAANPDAILIAGAGTPSVLPQKTLGERGYKGKVYQTHGIATWDFLRMGGKDVEGTLFPTGPVVVARQLPESHPVRKVALDFVNRYEAKYGADSVTQFAGDAWGAWMLLDDAARRALKTGAQPGTREFRAAMRDALETTTNLTIPNGVMNLNPKDHQGFDQRSRVMGVIRNGKFAYAGDK, encoded by the coding sequence ATGCTGAAGCTGCCCCTGCGCCCCCTGCTGCTTGCCGGCGCGCTGTTCGTCGCCGGCGCCGCGCATGCCGACATCCGCGTCGGCATCGATGTGTCCACCACCGGGCCGGCCGCCTCGATCGGCATCCCGTCCAAGAACACCGTGCTGATGTGGCCGCAGACGCTGGGCGGCCAGAAGGCGCACTACATCATCCTGGACGACGGCACCGACCCGGCCGCCGCAGTGCGCAACGTGCGCAAGCTGATCTCCGAGGAAAAGGTCGACGTGATCGTCGGCCCCAACATCACGCCCACCGCGATCGCCGCGCTCGACGCCGTGGCCGAGGGCGAGACCCCGATGGTGGCGCTGGCCGCCTCGGCCGCCATCGTCGAGCCGCAGACCGACGCCAAGCGCCGATGGGCCTTCAAGATGCCGCAGAACGACTCGCACATGGCCACCGTGCTGACCGAGTACATGAGCAACCGCGGCGTGCGCACGGTCGGCTTTATCGGCTTTGCCGACGCCTATGGCGAAAGCTGGTGGCGGGAGTTCTCGAAGCTGGCCGAGCTGCGCAAGATCCGGGTGGTGGCCAACGAGCGCTTCTCGCGCAACGACACCTCGGTCACCGGGCAGGTGCTCAAGCTGATGGCGGCCAACCCGGACGCGATCCTGATCGCCGGCGCCGGCACGCCGTCGGTGCTGCCGCAGAAGACGCTGGGCGAGCGCGGCTACAAGGGCAAGGTCTACCAGACCCATGGCATCGCCACCTGGGACTTCCTGCGCATGGGCGGCAAGGACGTCGAAGGCACGCTGTTCCCGACCGGGCCGGTGGTGGTCGCGCGCCAGCTGCCCGAGAGCCATCCGGTGCGCAAGGTGGCGCTGGACTTCGTCAATCGCTACGAAGCAAAGTACGGCGCCGACAGCGTGACGCAGTTCGCCGGAGATGCCTGGGGCGCATGGATGCTGCTCGACGACGCCGCCCGCCGCGCGCTGAAGACCGGCGCCCAGCCCGGCACGCGCGAGTTCCGCGCGGCCATGCGCGACGCGCTGGAGACCACCACCAATCTCACCATCCCCAACGGCGTGATGAACCTGAACCCGAAGGACCACCAGGGCTTCGACCAGCGTTCGCGCGTGATGGGGGTGATCCGCAACGGCAAGTTCGCCTATGCGGGCGACAAGTAG